A window of the Vigna angularis cultivar LongXiaoDou No.4 chromosome 3, ASM1680809v1, whole genome shotgun sequence genome harbors these coding sequences:
- the LOC108324390 gene encoding uncharacterized protein LOC108324390: MDYLTVNRILIDCGAKELVFPDTYEVEPSVMLGQLKEDIVDVASWFLIMTHSDERFESLSHERSSSKLNGGRSVVDEFLDVFPDEVPGLPPPREVQSTIDLVSNTGSNSIVPYQMSPRELAELKEQIEELMDK; encoded by the coding sequence ATGGATTACCTGACCGTCAATCGCATTCTCATTGACTGTGGGGCAAAGGAATTGGTGTTCCCGGACACGTATGAAGTAGAACCATCCGTGATGCTCGGTCAACTAAAGGAAGACATCGTGGATGTCGCTAGTTGGTTTCTGATCATGACGCATTCGGACGAACGATTTGAAAGTTTGAGTCACGAGCGATCGTCCAGTAAACTGAATGGAGGACGATCAGTCGTGGATGAATTCCTGGACGTATTTCCTGATGAAGTGCCTGGATTACCTCCTCCGCGCGAAGTGCAATCTACTATCGACTTAGTGTCGAACACTGGATCCAACTCTATTGTACCCTATCAGATGTCGCCAAGAgagttagctgaactcaaggagcagattgaagagttgatggaTAAGTAG